In Amyelois transitella isolate CPQ chromosome 27, ilAmyTran1.1, whole genome shotgun sequence, a single genomic region encodes these proteins:
- the LOC106130428 gene encoding uncharacterized oxidoreductase TM_0325, with amino-acid sequence MDFTGKVVIVTGASSGIGAASAKIFAEHGALLTIVGRNEGRLLEVARICETRGPRPLCLLLDLTLDNSCEEVVRKTVETYKRLDVLVNCAGKLTVTSLFDTTMEIFDELVALNLRVPYKLTQLCLPHLKKTKGNVVNVFSAPMRSRPGFLPFHMIRDALERFTKSGALELASEGVRMNAVRPGITRTNFLKNFNIDDEAIDQTYDSISKLVPNRVIIEPDEIAKMILYTASGTCPNLSGSNVIVNGAADL; translated from the coding sequence ATGGATTTCACTGGGAAAGTTGTCATTGTCACCGGAGCTAGTTCTGGCATTGGTGCTGCGAGTGCTAAAATATTCGCCGAACATGGCGCTCTACTCACAATCGTCGGACGAAACGAGGGGAGACTGCTCGAGGTGGCTAGAATTTGTGAAACAAGAGGACCCAGACCGTTATGTTTACTCTTAGACTTGACTTTGGATAATAGTTGTGAAGAAGTCGTTAGAAAAACAGTCGAAACATACAAAAGGCTCGACGTGCTTGTTAACTGTGCTGGAAAGTTGACTGTTACATCTCTGTTTGACACGACTATGGAAATTTTCGATGAACTGGTCGCACTGAATCTTCGTGTCCCTTACAAACTGACGCAACTCTGTTTACCGCATTTGAAGAAAACGAAAGGGAATGTGGTGAACGTATTCAGCGCTCCAATGAGATCGAGACCTGGATTTTTACCATTCCACATGATAAGAGATGCTTTAGAGAGATTCACGAAATCTGGAGCATTAGAATTAGCATCTGAAGGTGTCAGAATGAACGCAGTTCGCCCAGGTATCACAAGGACCAATTTCCTTAAGAATTTCAATATAGACGATGAAGCTATAGACCAGACATATGACAGTATTTCTAAATTAGTACCAAATCGTGTTATTATTGAGCCAGATGAGATTGCCAAAATGATATTATACACCGCAAGTGGAACATGCCCCAATTTGAGCGGGTCAAACGTAATAGTTAACGGAGCTGCAGATCTttag